The following proteins are co-located in the Haliovirga abyssi genome:
- a CDS encoding PD-(D/E)XK nuclease family protein, which produces MDFKYINYGQDEFENIINEKNRVYITDSNINKTFLKNYEKKEILKKSNLFFTLNELKENIFLDDKITLKEEKEFLLFYEILNSEEKKALNISTYYDSIDIAGEFINFFTELNEYNVDKIDNLNIWQTKRYSMFSIIKKRYEEELNKRGYTLPMFKYNIKNIDLNILKDYDEICFVNVLNFTPLEKEIITLLEKNRKKVIIYNQIYKEDYNEKELKIKDITFPKKIDTDIKIYENKEEFLEILNSIKIAESGKYDIYDLNFENSKYKNIFLNEHINFQKVIEYSSTKIFKYLDGLHTLLNNLKREEGKYLFRLKDILEAVEFKEIKYNFQIEDDDIMLLRNMAVKGYKFIDKNVNIPNKIKLMLLEIEEISKFKTLKEFCDYIEKVDVERTSEENKLLFEALSEIAVIEKLDIVSSWDNYFEDIAEGLFRLVLKYLRFKKVSENIKLDEDAILIKNYQDIKFINENMILLNCNDNLLPTKYNKSFLLTEKQRKNLGLKNYEDNRLIEKHKFLSRISNSNETIIFAINNENKNVDASSFVEELIINYNIKKADSNIDENNYEEVISSIFKNGDGFELINNNFKLKLEKNDFEDNKFIISPTDLYDLNMCNYKFYLKKIANLTDINIDIEYKLDSRTLGIILHKLMEEIGFKVWGKKIKVEKKIIRENLNKILKEYELFMPKEFERYYTEVLFENIIESVFRFFDKLNKILEKESNIKYKREENTGMIKLFDEKDIEVSAKGRIDLLVETENSRYLIDYKTGNGKFQQLDFYSILFYGDAGKAEKYLYNVMESRFILEKERKKDDKPLTKLDLEETIKGMIREKEYIRKKNLFVCNDCEYGNICRMRWEENE; this is translated from the coding sequence GAAAAGGAATTTTTGCTTTTTTATGAAATATTAAATTCAGAAGAAAAAAAAGCCTTAAATATATCAACTTATTATGATTCTATTGATATTGCAGGAGAATTTATAAATTTTTTTACAGAATTAAATGAATATAATGTTGATAAAATAGATAATTTAAATATTTGGCAAACAAAAAGATATTCTATGTTTTCAATAATAAAAAAAAGATATGAAGAAGAATTAAACAAAAGAGGATATACCCTTCCAATGTTTAAGTATAATATTAAAAATATTGATTTGAATATATTAAAAGATTATGATGAAATTTGTTTTGTAAACGTGTTAAATTTTACTCCTCTTGAAAAGGAGATAATAACTTTATTGGAAAAAAACAGGAAAAAAGTTATTATTTATAATCAAATTTATAAAGAGGATTATAATGAAAAAGAGTTAAAAATAAAAGATATAACATTTCCAAAGAAAATTGATACAGATATAAAAATCTATGAAAATAAAGAGGAGTTTTTAGAGATATTAAATAGTATTAAAATAGCTGAAAGCGGTAAATATGATATTTATGATTTGAATTTTGAAAATAGTAAATATAAAAATATATTTTTAAATGAACATATAAATTTTCAAAAAGTTATAGAATATAGTTCTACGAAAATATTTAAATATTTAGATGGACTACATACTCTTTTGAACAATTTAAAAAGAGAAGAAGGAAAATATCTATTTAGATTAAAGGATATTTTAGAAGCAGTTGAATTTAAAGAGATAAAATATAATTTTCAAATAGAAGATGATGATATTATGTTACTTAGAAATATGGCAGTTAAAGGATATAAATTTATAGATAAAAATGTAAATATTCCAAATAAAATCAAATTAATGTTATTAGAAATAGAGGAGATATCTAAATTTAAAACATTAAAAGAATTTTGTGATTATATTGAAAAAGTAGATGTCGAAAGGACAAGTGAAGAAAATAAATTACTATTTGAGGCACTTTCAGAGATAGCTGTTATTGAAAAATTAGATATTGTTTCTAGCTGGGACAATTATTTTGAAGATATAGCAGAAGGGCTTTTTAGATTAGTCTTGAAATATTTGAGATTTAAAAAGGTAAGTGAAAATATTAAATTGGATGAAGATGCAATATTAATAAAAAATTATCAAGATATTAAATTTATAAACGAAAATATGATTTTATTAAATTGTAATGATAATTTATTGCCGACAAAATATAATAAAAGTTTTTTATTAACAGAAAAACAAAGGAAAAATTTAGGATTAAAAAATTATGAAGATAATAGATTAATAGAAAAACATAAGTTTTTAAGTAGAATATCTAATTCAAATGAAACTATTATTTTTGCTATAAATAATGAAAATAAAAATGTAGATGCAAGTTCATTTGTAGAGGAGTTAATAATTAATTACAATATAAAAAAAGCAGATTCAAATATTGATGAAAATAATTATGAAGAAGTTATAAGCTCTATTTTTAAAAATGGAGATGGATTTGAGCTAATAAATAATAATTTTAAATTAAAATTAGAAAAAAACGATTTCGAAGATAATAAATTTATAATTTCACCAACTGATTTGTATGATTTGAATATGTGTAATTATAAATTTTATCTGAAAAAAATTGCAAATCTTACAGATATTAATATTGATATTGAATATAAATTGGATTCGAGAACTTTGGGAATTATTTTGCATAAATTAATGGAAGAGATAGGATTTAAAGTTTGGGGAAAGAAGATTAAAGTAGAGAAAAAAATTATAAGAGAAAATTTAAATAAGATATTAAAAGAGTATGAGCTATTTATGCCAAAAGAGTTTGAGAGATATTATACAGAAGTTTTATTTGAGAATATAATAGAATCTGTATTTAGATTTTTTGATAAGTTAAATAAAATTTTAGAAAAAGAGAGTAATATAAAATATAAAAGAGAAGAAAATACGGGAATGATAAAACTTTTTGATGAAAAAGATATAGAGGTAAGTGCAAAAGGGAGAATAGATCTGCTCGTTGAAACAGAAAACAGTAGATATTTAATTGATTATAAAACTGGTAATGGAAAGTTTCAACAATTGGATTTTTATTCGATACTGTTTTATGGTGATGCAGGGAAAGCTGAAAAATATCTATATAATGTAATGGAAAGTAGATTTATTTTAGAAAAAGAGAGAAAAAAAGATGACAAGCCTTTGACAAAATTGGATTTAGAAGAGACAATAAAAGGGATGATTCGAGAAAAAGAGTATATTAGAAAAAAGAATTTGTTTGTGTGTAATGATTGTGAATATGGCAATATATGCAGGATGAGGTGGGAAGAAAATGAATAA